CCAAATTGGAGTGCATGAATCCCGGAGGGAGTGTGAAGGACCGAATTGGAATCGCAATGATCGAAGCGGCCGAATCGGAAGGGCTTCTTCGTCCGGGCGGAACGATCGTGGAGGCTACCGCAGGGAATACGGGCGTAGGTCTGGCAATTGCCGCCGCCGTCAAGAGCTACAAGATGATATTCGTCTTGCCAGACAAGATGAGCGCAGAGAAGATTGATCTGCTGAGGGCTTACGGGGCTCAGATTGTGGTGACTCGGACGAATGTCCCTCCGACGCATCCGGATTACTATGTGAACAAGGCCGAAGCAATCGCAAGATCGATCCAGAATTCATTTGTCCCCAACCAGTTTTCAAATCCGGCGAACCCGGAGGCACATTACCGGACCACAGGGCCGGAGATTTGGAAGCAGACGGGAGGGCGGCTGGATTACTTCGTTGCGGGCATCGGGACGGGGGGAACTATCTCGGGAGTCGCGAGGTTTCTGAAGGAGAAGGACCAGCACATCCAGATCATTGGCGCAGACCCCCAGGGATCAGTTTATGAGCATTATAAGAGGACCGGAGTCCTCAGCAGAGCAGAACCTTACATGGTAGAAGGGATAGGGGAGGAATTCATCCCTAAGACGGTGAATCTTGACCTTGTCGACAGGGTCATTACGGTCTCCGACAAGGACGCTTTCCTCACAGCAAGAGCTCTGGCGAAGGAGGAAG
This portion of the Candidatus Thermoplasmatota archaeon genome encodes:
- a CDS encoding cysteine synthase family protein → KLECMNPGGSVKDRIGIAMIEAAESEGLLRPGGTIVEATAGNTGVGLAIAAAVKSYKMIFVLPDKMSAEKIDLLRAYGAQIVVTRTNVPPTHPDYYVNKAEAIARSIQNSFVPNQFSNPANPEAHYRTTGPEIWKQTGGRLDYFVAGIGTGGTISGVARFLKEKDQHIQIIGADPQGSVYEHYKRTGVLSRAEPYMVEGIGEEFIPKTVNLDLVDRVITVSDKDAFLTARALAKEEGIMTGGSGGAAIFVAIQIAREIESAGLAKRIVTLLPDTGRNYLSKIYSDEWMKKNSFI